The Neisseria subflava DNA window CAGGAATCCGGTTTCCTGACCGTTGAGTCCCACCAATACGATCGCGGCTGGTTCAGTTCAACCGAGACGACCGTCATCCGCCTCAAACCGACCCTGCTTCAAAATACGCAAAAATACCTGCCGGACAATTTGAAAACCGTCCTGCAAGAGCCGATTACGGTCGTCAACCACGTAACACACGGCCCGTTTGCCGGCGGCTTCGGTACGCGTGCCCATGTGGAAACCGAGTTCCAATACCATCCGGAAACCAAAAAAGTTTTAGACCGCTTCTTCGGCCAGCAAACGCCGTTGACCATGACCAATACGGTTTACCTTTCCGGCGACGGCAAACTCAGCCTCAATATTCCCGCCTTCGATTATGAAGAGCTTTCCGGTATCAAGCTCAACTGGAAAGGCTTTAGCGGCAATACCGATTACAGCCAAGGCTTCAAAAGCTATCGCCACGATTACCTTGCGCCGTCTTTACAAGTCAAATTGGCCGACAAAGGCGATGTGTCTTTGGAAAACCTGCGCTTCCAATCCGAGACGGAAGACGGCCTGACCAAGCTTGCTTTGGGCAAGAGCAGCATTACGCTGGATAAATTCCTGCTGCAATGGAAAGAAAACATCGATTACAACGTTAAGTTGAATGAGTTGGTCAACCTTGTGACCAACCTGCAAATCGGTGCATTTATCAATCCGACCGGCACGATTGCTCCGTCTAAAATCGAAGTCAACAAACTGCGTTTCGATACCCAGACCAGCGAAGTCGATAAATTCATCAACAGTGAAGGCCGCTTCCAATTTGAAAGCCTGACTTATGGCGAAGACAAATACGGCCCTCTGGACATCAATGTCGCTGCTGAGCATTTGGATGCGGCATCACTTTTGGCATTGAAAAACAAAATTGCCGAAGTGTCCGTGAAGAAAATGAGCGAAGAAGAAATTCAGGCTTCCTTGATTCAGACGGCCAAAAACGAGGCTTCGGGCCTGTTTACCAATAATCCGGTTTTGAACGTCAAAACCTTCAAATTCACCATGCCTCATGGTGATGTCGATGTCAGCGGCAAACTCGCGTTTAAAGGTTTGACGGCCAAAGACCTCAACAGCCTGGGCGATATGCTGAAAAAAACCGAAGCCGACTTCAACATGAGCGTACCGCAAAAATTGTTGGAACAACTCGCCGTCAACCAAGCAAGCAGCCTGTTTAGCGTCAATGCCGAAGATGAAGCCGCAGGCCGTGCCAGCATCGACGATATCAACGAGACCTTGCGCCTGATGGTGGACAGCACCATTAAAAGCATGGCAAGTGAGAAATATCTGACCTTAGAAAACGATAATGTCAAAACCCATCTGACTCTGCAAAACAGCGAGTTGAAATTAAACGGAAAAGTTCTTCAAAGCGACCCGGAACCCGAGTTTGACGAATCAGACTTTCCCAATAACTAATCCTCAATCACACAAACAGCGGTTTTAACTTCCCGGAAGTTAAAACCGCAAATCAACCCACAATCAAAAAGGAAACCCATGTTCCGTACCATGCTCGGCGGCAAAATCCACCGTGCCACCGTTACCGAAGCCGACCTCAACTACGTCGGCAGCATTACCGTTGACCAAGACCTACTGGATGCGGCAGGTATTTGCGTTAACGAAAAAGTCGCCATCGTCAACAATAACAACGGCGAACGTCTTGAAACATACACCATCCCCGGCGAACGCGGCAGCGGTGTCGTTTGCCTCAATGGCGCGGCCGCGCGTTTGGTTCAAAAAGGCGACATCGTAATTATCATGTCTTACGTTATGTTGTCCGAGCCTGAAATTGCAGCGCATGAGCCGAAAGTCGTCCTCGTCGATGAGAACAATAAAATCCGCGACGTGATTTCTTATGAGCCGCCGCACACCGTGTTGTAATATTCAAACAAAGGCCGTCTGAAACGTTTCAGACGGCCTGTTTCCCAAATTCAACTTATCTGAAAGGCTTTGCCGTGAATATCCAAATCAACAACATCACCGTCAGCAACGATGCGCCCTTTACCCTTTTCGGCGGCATCAATGTCCTTGAAGACCTTGACTCTACGCTGAAAGCCTGTGAGCAATACGTTAAAGTAACTAATAAACTCGGCATCCCTTACGTGTTCAAAGCCTCTTTCGACAAGGCAAACCGCTCTTCCATCCACTCTTTCCGCGGTGTGGGTTTGGACGAAGGTATGAAGATTTTTCAAGCGGTGAAACGCGAGTTTAACGTTCCCGTGATTACCGACGTTCACGAGCCTTACCAATGCCAACCGGTTGCCGAAGTCTGCGATGTCATCCAGCTGCCAGCCTTCTTGGCACGCCAAACCGATTTGGTGGTGGCAATGGCGAAAACCGGCAATGTCATCAACATCAAAAAGCCGCAATTCCTCAGCCCGTCTCAAATGAAAAACATTGTGGAGAAATTCCAAGAAGCAGGCAATGAGCAAATCATTTTGTGTGAACGCGGCGCAAATTTCGGCTACGACAATTTGGTGGTCGATATGCTCGGCTTTGGCGTGATGAAAAAAACGTGTAACAACCTGCCCGTTATTTTTGACGTTACCCATTCCCTGCAAACGCGTGAATCCGGCGCTGCTGCGTCAGGCGGCCGTCGCGCCCAAGTATTGGACTTGGCGCTTGCCGGTATGGCAACCCGATTGGCCGGTTTGTTTCTCGAATCCCATGCCAATCCCGACCAAGCCAAATGCGATGGCCCAAGCGCATTGCCGCTTGCCCAATTGGAAGATTTCCTGACCCGTGTTAAAGCAATCGATGAAACCGTGAAATCGTTTGCGCCTATGGATATTCGTTAAGGGCAAATAAGTTAAAAGGCCGTCTGAAAGCATTTTCAGACGGCCTTTTTATCGGCGTTACTGTCCGCGTAAAAACAACGCATCCAATTCTTTTAAAGTCAGTTTGACCCAAGTCGGACGGCCGTGGTTGCACTGGTTGCTGCGCGGTGTGTTTTCCATATCGCGCAGGAGTGCGTTCATTTCGGGCAAAGTCAGTTGGCGGCCGGCGCGGACTGAGCCGTGGCAGGACATGGTGGCGAGGATGTGGTTTTCGTGTTCCTCGATGGTTTGGCTACTGCCGACTTGGGCGAGTTCGCCCAATACATCTTTAGCCAGCGAAACAACGTCGGCTTTGCCGAGCATAGCGGGAACTGCACGGACGGCAAGGGTATTGCCGCCCATGTCGGACAATTCCAAGCCAAAGCCTGCCAGCATTTCGGCATGATCGGCAAGAGCGGCGCATTCTTCGTGGGATGCGGCAAAGGTTACGGGAATAAGCAGGCGTTGGCTTTGCAGGTTGCCGTTTTCCTGACGTTGGCGTTTCATTTTCTCGTAGTTGACGCGTTCGGCAGCGGCGTGCATATCGATGAGCAACAGGCTCTCTTCTGCTTGGGCAAGGATGTAGATGCCTAGTAATTGGGCAATGGCAAAGCCGAGCGGCGGTAATTCGGATTGGGAGGGAAGGCCGTCTGAAAGCGGCGTATCTGTTTTGGGAATAGGCGTTTCAGACGGCATATTGCCGAAACGTGCCTGCTCGAATTGGCTCAACTCAAGGTCAATGTCGTCGGTTTTTTTGTAGAGTTCGGCATAAGTATTCATGGCCGCGCGGCTTTCGCGCAGGGACAGGCTGCGTTGCTGCGGCGCGCGTGCGGCTTGGTAAGGCATGGGCGCGGTTTTGCCTGATGAGCCAAAGGCATTGCGTGTATTGGATTTGTTGCCTGTCGGGTAGTTGGATGTGCTATCAAACAGATTTTCGCTGTTGTTTTCAGACGGCATTGGTGCAGGCGTAACGCCGGTAATGTCATGCAACACTTCGCCTGCGTTGCTGACGCTTTCGGTCAAGTCGGCGCGCGTGTCGGCAAGGGCTTTGTTGAGCGTGTGGAACACGAGTTGGTGCACCTGTTGGCTGTCTCGGAAGCGGATTTCGGTTTTGGTCGGGTGGACGTTGACATCCACGGCTTCGGGCGGCAGATCGAGAAAGAGGACGAAAGCAGGCGTCAGCGCGTTGTGCAATACGTCGCGGTATGCCTGCTTGACGGCATGGAGCATGACTTTGTCGCGCACGAAGCGATGGTTGACGAAGCAGTATTGTTTGTCGGTTTTGCCTTTGGCGAAAGTCGGTTTGGCAATCGCGCCATAGAGCCGCAGCGCGCCGTTGCCGCTGTCGATTTCTAAGGATGCTGCCTGAAAGTCTTCGCCGACAATGGCGGCTATGCGTTCGTGCAGGCTTTGGGCGGGGAATTTGAACACTTGTTTGCCGTCGCGTTTGAGCGAGAAGGCGATGTGCGGATGCGCCAGCGCGAGGCGTTCGAGCATGGTGGCGCAGTGGGCGTATTCGGTGTTTTCGGATTTGAGGAACTTGCGCCGCGCGGGGGTGTTGAAGAAGAGTTCGGCGGCTTCGATGGTGGTGCCGACAGGGTGGGCGGCGGCGGTGGGGCTGCTGAGTTTGCCATCTTCGGCTTTGACTTGGGTTGCATGCGTGCTGTCTTCTTGACGGCTGGTCAGGGTCAGGCGGCTGACGGAGGCGATACTGGCCAAACCTTCGCCGCGAAAGCCCATGCTGGCAACGTGTTCCAAATCGTTTAAGGTTTTGATTTTGCTGGTGGCGTGGCGGTGTAGTGCAAGCTCGATGTCGTCCGGATGGATACCGCTGCCGTTGTCGCTGACGCGAATCAGGCGGATGCCGCCGCCGGCCAGCTCGACATCAATCGCCGTCGCGCCTGCATCGATGCTGTTTTCAACGATTTCTTTCAAGGCGTTGGCAGGACGTTCGACCACTTCGCCGGCGGCGATTTGATTGACAAGATGGTCGGGCAGGGCGGCAATTCGGGACATCGGTTTCTTTCAAAAAAGCAACGGAGGAAGAGAAAATTACAGGTATTTGCGCATCAATTCGCATTCGACGCGGACGGTTTTGTTCAGCTGCAACACGGCAGTACCGAGCGACTCGTAACGGTTGAGGCGATAAAAAGGCACGGAATTGAGCGAAGCATACAGTTTGAGAAAGCTGAGACCTGCATTTCGTGCCATTTCTTCGGCGCGGCTGAGTAGGGCCGTACCCAAGCCGAGATTGTGGAAGAGCGGATGGACGTATAAGGCGTCCAGTTGCGCTTCTTTGAAATCGACTTGGAAGAAACCTTGAATCAGCCCTTTGTATTCGACCACCCACAAAGCTTTGTTTTTATCGGAGATGGTTTCCAAATAGCTGTTGATGTCGAGCAGACTTTCCCATGTGTGCATAATGGTTTCATCGTAACTGCGGATGCAGGCGTATTGAACGGCATGCAGATGGGCGTTGTGTATGGCTTGGCAGTCTTTTTCGGTTGCCGGACGGAGGATGGTCAGAAGGCTCATGGCGGATGGTCGGAAAAATTGATTTCAGACGGCCTTTGGTAATCAAAGGCCGTCTGAAAAAAGTGGGTAAGGTTACAGGCTTTGATGTAAGGTTTGTGCGGTTTGGAACGCGTTGTCCGCATCATTGGCCAAGACGGTAAAGTGGCCCATTTTTCGACCTTTGCGCGCGGCTTTTTTACCGTAAAGATGCAGATGTGCATTCGGGTTACTTTGCAGCGGCAGCCATTCGGGGTCGCCGCCGTCTTCCTTCCAAACGTCGCCCAAAATATTCGCCATACAGCAAGAGCTCAGTAATTTGGTATCAGCCGGAGGCAGGTTGCACATCAGGCGGACCTGTTGCTGGAATTGGTCTGCCGCACAGGCGTCGATGGTATGGTGGCCGGAATTGTGCGGACGCGGGGCGATTTCGTTGACGACCAATTCATGCGTGTCGCCGACAACAAACATTTCTACTGCCAATACGCCGACGTAGTTCAATTCATCGGCCAAACGCTGCGCCATTTGTCGTGCCTGTTGCTGAATGTCGACACTCAGTCGGGCCGGGACGATGGAGTAGGCGAGGATACCGTTTTCGTGAATATTTTCGGCAGGGTCGAAAGTTTGCACGTTGTCATTGTTCAGACGGCATACGATAACGGAAATTTCGCCGCGCAAATCCACCATTTTTTCCAAAACGCAATCCACGCCGCCGTGTTCGGCAAATGCGGCTTTGAGTTCATCCAATGTTTTTACGCGGATTTGGCCTTTGCCGTCGTAGCCCAAAGTAGCAGTTTTCAGGATGCCGGGCAGAAATTGTACGCTTTCTTCAGTGATGTCTTCGGTCTTGCAAACTGCTTGATACGGCGCGGTTTGCAGGCCTGCTTTGCGTATCCATGCCTTTTCCTGAATGCGGTTTTGCGCGATGGCAACGCAGTCGCCGCTGGGGGAAACATTGGTATGTTTGGCGAGAAAACGCATCGCGTCGGCATTGACGTTTTCAAACTCGGTCGTAACAGCCGCGCATTTTGCCAATTCTTCCAAAGCTGCTTCATCATCAAACGGCGCGCATAAATGACGGTCGGCAAATTCCGCTGCCGGCGCATTCGGGTCGGGATCGAGTACAGTTACTTTGTAGCCCATGGTTTTGGCAGCAACAGTAAACATTCTGCCTAATTGTCCGCCGCCAAGAATGCCGAGCATAGCAGGAGGGAGGATGGGGGATGTGTTCATGGATAATCGCTTTATGAAGAAATTGGGTAGGGTGTTTGCAGACCGTCTGAAAATGGTTTTACAGCTTCAGACGGCCTGATGTTTTAAAGTTTGCCGATAAATTGCGGCGGAACGTTTTCAGTTAACCATACGCCGTTGTCCGCCAAATAAAATTGATGTCCTGCCGCAAGCATGGCGACAGTGTCGATGGTCAATACAAGCGGCTTGCCGTGTCGGGAGCCGACGTTGACGGCTGTTGTAGCATCGGCAGACAGATGGACAAAATGGCGCGAGGCAGAATGCAGGCCTTGTTCCAAAATAGACGAAACAGAGCGTTCAGCCGTACCGTGATACAAAATCTGAGGAGGCGTTGCCACTTTGTGTTCGACCTGAACTTGTGCCGTCGAATGACCTTGTGCCGCACGGATGCGTTTGCCGTCTTCAGAAAGGGTAAACCTTTTTTTATCGTTGTTTTCGACCACTTCCAACAATACTTCATAGGTCAGCGGATTGCCCGTAAAGCCGCGATCAGGATGGTTTACCTGCGTCAGTAAGGTATTAATATCCACCCAGCCGTCTTTATCCAAAGTAATACCAATTTGCTCAGGATGGTGGCGCAAGATGAAGCTGAGGAATTTGCTGATGGATTTTAGTTGTTTTTCGTTTAGTATCATAATCTTGTTGTTTAGTCATTTCAGAGCGCAGGCCGTCTGAAAATTATTTATCCAATCCTTCTTGCACCATTTGCGCTGCGCGGATTACTGCCCGGGCTTTGTTTTGGGTTTCCTGCCATTCGGATGTTGGGTCGGAATCAGCAACTACACCTGCGCCGCTTTGGACGAAGAGGGTATTGTTTTTAATCACGGCAGTACGGATGGCGATGGCCAAGTCCATGTCGTTGTTGAAACTCCATACGCCGACGGCGCCGCCGTAGATGCCGCGTTTGCTCGGCTCGACTTCTTCGATGATTTCCATGGCGCGGACTTTGGGAGCGCCGGAAAGCGTGCCTGCAGGGAAGGTGGCGGCAAGGATGTTCATGTTGGTCATGCCGTCTTTCAGACGGCCTTCGACGTTAGAGACGATGTGCATCACATGGGAGTATTTTTCAATCACCATTTTGTCGGTGACTTTGACTTCGCCGGTTTTACTGATACGGCCGACGTCGTTGCGTCCTAAGTCAATCAACATGACGTGTTCGGCAATCTCTTTGGCATCGCTCAGCAGGTCTTGCTCGTTGGCGAGGTCTTCGGCTGGTGTTTTGCCGCGCAGGCGTGTGCCGGCGATAGGGCGGACGATGACATCGTCGCGTTCGCGGCGGACGAGGATTTCGGGCGAAGAGCCGACAATATGGAAATCGCCGAAATCGTAGTAGAACATGTATGGCGATGGGTTCAGCGTACGCAGGGCGCGGTAGAGGGCAAGCGGATTGTCGGTAAATTCCATGCTCATGCGTTGGCTGGGGACGACCTGCATGCAGTCGCCTGCAAAGATGTAGTCTTTGATTTTGTTGACACAGGCTTTGAAGGGTTCTTCGCCGAACTCGCTGACTGCTTGGGTTTGCTTGCTGCCGAGGGAAAGCGGGATGGCGCAACTTTGGCGTAACTGGGTACGGATGTCTTCAAGACGTTCGCGTGCGCGTTCGTAGCCGTTGGCTTGAGACGGATCGGCATAAACAATCAGATAGATTTTGCCGCTTAGATTATCCACTACCGCAAGCTCTTG harbors:
- a CDS encoding RNA 2'-phosphotransferase, translating into MILNEKQLKSISKFLSFILRHHPEQIGITLDKDGWVDINTLLTQVNHPDRGFTGNPLTYEVLLEVVENNDKKRFTLSEDGKRIRAAQGHSTAQVQVEHKVATPPQILYHGTAERSVSSILEQGLHSASRHFVHLSADATTAVNVGSRHGKPLVLTIDTVAMLAAGHQFYLADNGVWLTENVPPQFIGKL
- a CDS encoding 5-(carboxyamino)imidazole ribonucleotide synthase; amino-acid sequence: MNTSPILPPAMLGILGGGQLGRMFTVAAKTMGYKVTVLDPDPNAPAAEFADRHLCAPFDDEAALEELAKCAAVTTEFENVNADAMRFLAKHTNVSPSGDCVAIAQNRIQEKAWIRKAGLQTAPYQAVCKTEDITEESVQFLPGILKTATLGYDGKGQIRVKTLDELKAAFAEHGGVDCVLEKMVDLRGEISVIVCRLNNDNVQTFDPAENIHENGILAYSIVPARLSVDIQQQARQMAQRLADELNYVGVLAVEMFVVGDTHELVVNEIAPRPHNSGHHTIDACAADQFQQQVRLMCNLPPADTKLLSSCCMANILGDVWKEDGGDPEWLPLQSNPNAHLHLYGKKAARKGRKMGHFTVLANDADNAFQTAQTLHQSL
- the mutL gene encoding DNA mismatch repair endonuclease MutL, whose amino-acid sequence is MSRIAALPDHLVNQIAAGEVVERPANALKEIVENSIDAGATAIDVELAGGGIRLIRVSDNGSGIHPDDIELALHRHATSKIKTLNDLEHVASMGFRGEGLASIASVSRLTLTSRQEDSTHATQVKAEDGKLSSPTAAAHPVGTTIEAAELFFNTPARRKFLKSENTEYAHCATMLERLALAHPHIAFSLKRDGKQVFKFPAQSLHERIAAIVGEDFQAASLEIDSGNGALRLYGAIAKPTFAKGKTDKQYCFVNHRFVRDKVMLHAVKQAYRDVLHNALTPAFVLFLDLPPEAVDVNVHPTKTEIRFRDSQQVHQLVFHTLNKALADTRADLTESVSNAGEVLHDITGVTPAPMPSENNSENLFDSTSNYPTGNKSNTRNAFGSSGKTAPMPYQAARAPQQRSLSLRESRAAMNTYAELYKKTDDIDLELSQFEQARFGNMPSETPIPKTDTPLSDGLPSQSELPPLGFAIAQLLGIYILAQAEESLLLIDMHAAAERVNYEKMKRQRQENGNLQSQRLLIPVTFAASHEECAALADHAEMLAGFGLELSDMGGNTLAVRAVPAMLGKADVVSLAKDVLGELAQVGSSQTIEEHENHILATMSCHGSVRAGRQLTLPEMNALLRDMENTPRSNQCNHGRPTWVKLTLKELDALFLRGQ
- a CDS encoding GNAT family N-acetyltransferase, coding for MSLLTILRPATEKDCQAIHNAHLHAVQYACIRSYDETIMHTWESLLDINSYLETISDKNKALWVVEYKGLIQGFFQVDFKEAQLDALYVHPLFHNLGLGTALLSRAEEMARNAGLSFLKLYASLNSVPFYRLNRYESLGTAVLQLNKTVRVECELMRKYL
- the kdsA gene encoding 3-deoxy-8-phosphooctulonate synthase, translated to MNIQINNITVSNDAPFTLFGGINVLEDLDSTLKACEQYVKVTNKLGIPYVFKASFDKANRSSIHSFRGVGLDEGMKIFQAVKREFNVPVITDVHEPYQCQPVAEVCDVIQLPAFLARQTDLVVAMAKTGNVINIKKPQFLSPSQMKNIVEKFQEAGNEQIILCERGANFGYDNLVVDMLGFGVMKKTCNNLPVIFDVTHSLQTRESGAAASGGRRAQVLDLALAGMATRLAGLFLESHANPDQAKCDGPSALPLAQLEDFLTRVKAIDETVKSFAPMDIR
- a CDS encoding YdgA family protein, with translation MKKYLIPTAAVVVAAALGTPYYLGVKAEESLTEQQKLLQESGFLTVESHQYDRGWFSSTETTVIRLKPTLLQNTQKYLPDNLKTVLQEPITVVNHVTHGPFAGGFGTRAHVETEFQYHPETKKVLDRFFGQQTPLTMTNTVYLSGDGKLSLNIPAFDYEELSGIKLNWKGFSGNTDYSQGFKSYRHDYLAPSLQVKLADKGDVSLENLRFQSETEDGLTKLALGKSSITLDKFLLQWKENIDYNVKLNELVNLVTNLQIGAFINPTGTIAPSKIEVNKLRFDTQTSEVDKFINSEGRFQFESLTYGEDKYGPLDINVAAEHLDAASLLALKNKIAEVSVKKMSEEEIQASLIQTAKNEASGLFTNNPVLNVKTFKFTMPHGDVDVSGKLAFKGLTAKDLNSLGDMLKKTEADFNMSVPQKLLEQLAVNQASSLFSVNAEDEAAGRASIDDINETLRLMVDSTIKSMASEKYLTLENDNVKTHLTLQNSELKLNGKVLQSDPEPEFDESDFPNN
- the trpE gene encoding anthranilate synthase component I — encoded protein: MISKQEYQAQAAQGYNRIPLVQELLADLDTPLSIYLKLANKPFTYLLESVVGGERFGRYSFIGLPCSHYLKTSGKHVDVYQNGEIIEQHDGNPLPFIEAFHNRFKTPEIPSLPRFTGGLVGYFGYETIYNFEHFSHRLKHTAKADPLGTPDILLMLSQELAVVDNLSGKIYLIVYADPSQANGYERARERLEDIRTQLRQSCAIPLSLGSKQTQAVSEFGEEPFKACVNKIKDYIFAGDCMQVVPSQRMSMEFTDNPLALYRALRTLNPSPYMFYYDFGDFHIVGSSPEILVRRERDDVIVRPIAGTRLRGKTPAEDLANEQDLLSDAKEIAEHVMLIDLGRNDVGRISKTGEVKVTDKMVIEKYSHVMHIVSNVEGRLKDGMTNMNILAATFPAGTLSGAPKVRAMEIIEEVEPSKRGIYGGAVGVWSFNNDMDLAIAIRTAVIKNNTLFVQSGAGVVADSDPTSEWQETQNKARAVIRAAQMVQEGLDK
- the panD gene encoding aspartate 1-decarboxylase codes for the protein MFRTMLGGKIHRATVTEADLNYVGSITVDQDLLDAAGICVNEKVAIVNNNNGERLETYTIPGERGSGVVCLNGAAARLVQKGDIVIIMSYVMLSEPEIAAHEPKVVLVDENNKIRDVISYEPPHTVL